From Nicotiana tabacum cultivar K326 chromosome 22, ASM71507v2, whole genome shotgun sequence, one genomic window encodes:
- the LOC107784544 gene encoding LRR receptor-like serine/threonine-protein kinase RPK2, which yields MGRCCFVIKWYNFHKPLKYFFIFCAFFLAHVYADSSDSDKSALLELKTSLLDPSGVISIWSLNNTDDHCSWFGVSCDSNSRVVALNISGGNLGSLSCAKIAQFPLYGFGIRRVCANNSVKLVGKVPKAISRLTELKVLSLPFNELGGEIPLGIWDMENLEVLDLEGNLIKGSLPFKFKGLRKLRVLNLGFNEIVGGIPDSLSNCAALQILNLAGNRVNGSIPALIGGFGDLRGVYLSFNQLSGSIPGEIGRSCEKLENLEMAGNFLSEGIPKSLGNCRGLQSLLLYSNLLEEGIPAELGRLTELKVLDVSRNSLSGPIPSEIGNCSKLSILVLSNLWDPLPNVSDSAIDASAKLAFTTDEYNFFEGTIPSQITGLPSLRMIWAPRSTLSGKIPGSWGACDSLEMVNLAQNFYTGEISEELGSCQKLHFLDLSSNRLTGQLVEKLPVPCMSVFDVSENYLSGSLPRFSNYSCAHVASSGRDPSSAYLAHFTSRSVLDTTLLFGDDAGRAVFHNFGGNNFTGNLPPSVLIAPEMLGKQTVYAFLAGGNRFTGSFPGNLFEKCHELKGMIFNVSNNALSGQIPEDLGAICGSLKLLDGSKNQIGGTIPPSLGSLVSLVALNLSWNLLQGQIPSSLGQIKDLSYLSLAGNNLVGSIPSSFGQLHSLQELELSSNSLSGEIPNNLVNLRNLTALLLNNNNLSGKIPSGLANVTTLAAFNVSFNNLSGPLPLNRDLMKCNSVQGNPFLQSCHVFSLSTPSTDQQGRIGDSQDFAASPPSTPAQKGGNGGGFNSIEIASITSAAAIVSVLLALIVLFFYTRKWNPRSRVAGSTRKEVTVFTEVPVPLTFENVVRATGSFNASNCIGSGGFGATYKAEIAPGFLVAVKRLAVGRFQGIQQFDAEIRTLGRLRHPNLVTLIGYHNSETEMFLIYNYLPGGNLEKFIQDRSTRAVDWRVLHKIALDIARALAYLHDQCVPRVLHRDVKPSNILLDEDYTAYLSDFGLARLLGTSETHATTGVAGTFGYVAPEYAMTCRVSDKADVYSYGVVLLELISDKKALDPSFSSYGNGFNIVAWACMLLRQGRAKEFFTAGLWDSGPHDDLVEVLHLAVVCTVDSLSTRPTMKQVVRRLKQLQPPSC from the coding sequence ATGGGTCGTTGTTGTTTTGTTATCAAATGGTACAATTTTCACAAACCCTTGAAGTATTTTTTCATCTTTTGTGCTTTTTTCTTAGCTCATGTGTATGCAGACTCCTCAGATTCAGATAAATCAGCTCTCTTGGAGTTAAAGACTTCACTTTTAGACCCTTCTGGAGTGATTTCTATCTGGAGCTTGAACAATACTGATGATCACTGTTCATGGTTTGGTGTTTCATGTGATTCCAATTCACGTGTTGTAGCTTTGAACATCAGTGGAGGTAATTTGGGTTCTTTGTCTTGTGCTAAAATTGCTCAATTTCCTTTGTATGGCTTTGGTATTAGAAGGGTTTGTGCTAATAATAGTGTTAAGCTTGTTGGTAAAGTGCCTAAGGCTATATCAAGATTGACTGAACTGAAGGTTTTGTCTTTGCCTTTTAATGAATTGGGTGGTGAAATCCCCTTGGGAATTTGGGATATGGAGAATCTTGAAGTTTTGGATCTGGAAGGGAATTTAATTAAAGGCTCTTTGCCATTTAAGTTTAAGGGGTTGAGGAAATTGAGGGTTCTGAACTTGGGTTTTAATGAGATTGTGGGTGGCATTCCGGATTCCTTGTCAAATTGTGCTGCTCTGCAAATCCTGAATCTTGCTGGAAATAGAGTAAACGGTTCCATTCCAGCACTCATTGGtggatttggagatttgaggggaGTGTACCTGTCGTTTAATCAGCTTAGCGGGTCCATTCCTGGTGAGATTGGACGTTCGTGTGAGAAGCTTGAGAATCTAGAGATGGCAGGTAATTTCTTAAGTGAGGGTATTCCTAAAAGTTTAGGGAACTGCAGAGGATTACAGTCACTTCTCTTGTATTCAAATTTGTTGGAAGAGGGTATTCCAGCTGAACTTGGTCGACTAACTGAGCTCAAGGTTCTTGACGTGTCCAGGAACAGCCTAAGTGGACCAATACCGTCTGAGATAGGAAACTGCTCGAAATTATCCATTCTCGTGCTGTCAAATTTGTGGGATCCTCTTCCAAATGTGTCTGATTCAGCAATTGACGCTTCTGCAAAATTGGCATTCACTACTGATGAGTACAACTTCTTTGAAGGCACAATCCCGTCACAGATAACCGGGCTTCCTAGTTTGAGGATGATTTGGGCTCCTAGGTCAACTCTTTCTGGAAAAATTCCTGGTAGTTGGGGTGCTTGTGACAGTTTAGAGATGGTGAATTTGGCTCAAAATTTTTATACTGGAGAGATCTCTGAGGAATTGGGTAGCTGCCAGAAGCTGCATTTTCTTGACTTGAGCTCAAATAGGTTGACTGGACAGCTTGTTGAGAAACTACCAGTTCCTTGTATGTCTGTGTTCGATGTGAGTGAGAATTATCTTTCTGGTTCACTTCCCAGGTTTTCCAATTACAGTTGTGCTCATGTTGCGTCCAGCGGTAGAGATCCATCATCTGCATATCTAGCGCACTTCACCAGTAGAAGTGTACTAGACACCACTTTGTTATTTGGAGATGATGCTGGCCGTGCAGTATTTCATAATTTCGGTGGTAACAACTTCACAGGAAATTTACCTCCTTCTGTGCTCATTGCGCCTGAAATGTTAGGCAAGCAAACTGTTTATGCATTTCTTGCTGGTGGTAACAGGTTTACTGGATCTTTTCCTGGTAACTTGTTCGAGAAATGTCATGAATTGAAAGGTATGATTTTTAATGTAAGCAATAATGCATTGTCTGGCCAAATTCCAGAGGATCTTGGTGCAATTTGTGGGTCTCTTAAGCTGTTGGATGGCTCCAAAAACCAGATTGGTGGGACAATTCCTCCGAGTTTAGGGAGTCTGGTTTCTTTGGTCGCTCTCAATTTAAGTTGGAACCTCTTGCAAGGCCAGATTCCAAGCAGTCTTGGCCAGATAAAGGATCTCAGTTACCTCTCTTTGGCTGGCAATAATTTGGTTGGCTCCATCCCCTCAAGTTTTGGGCAATTGCACTCTTTACAAGAGCTTGAACTTTCTTCTAATTCATTGTCTGGTGAAATTCCAAACAATCTTGTGAATTTGAGGAATTTGACTGCGCTTCTTCTTAACAATAATAATTTATCAGGGAAAATACCTTCAGGCTTGGCCAATGTGACAACACTGGCAGCGTTTAATGTGTCTTTCAATAATCTGTCTGGGCCACTACCTCTTAATAGAGATTTGATGAAATGCAATAGTGTTCAGGGCAACCCGTTTCTGCAATCTTGCCATGTATTTTCTCTATCAACACCTTCTACAGATCAGCAGGGCAGAATAGGGGACTCACAAGATTTTGCTGCGTCTCCTCCGTCAACTCCAGCCCAAAAAGGAGGAAATGGTGGTGGTTTCAACTCAATTGAGATAGCATCCATAACATCTGCTGCAGCTATTGTGTCAGTTCTTCTTGCTTTGATAGTCCTCTTCTTTTACACCAGAAAATGGAATCCAAGATCTAGAGTTGCAGGATCTACCAGGAAAGAGGTAACAGTTTTTACAGAAGTTCCGGTTCCTTTGACGTTTGAGAATGTTGTGCGGGCCACAGGGAGCTTCAATGCGAGCAATTGCATAGGCAGTGGAGGTTTCGGAGCAACATACAAAGCTGAGATTGCACCAGGGTTCCTAGTGGCAGTAAAGCGACTTGCTGTAGGACGTTTTCAAGGGATCCAACAGTTTGATGCAGAAATCAGAACTTTGGGGAGGCTTCGACATCCAAACCTCGTAACTCTGATTGGATATCATAATAGTGAAACAGAAATGTTTCTAATCTATAACTACTTGCCAGGGGGtaatttggaaaagtttattcAGGACAGGTCAACGAGGGCTGTGGATTGGAGGGTACTTCACAAGATTGCTTTGGACATTGCCCGTGCACTTGCTTACCTGCATGATCAGTGTGTACCGCGTGTGCTTCATCGTGATGTAAAACCAAGCAACATCCTATTGGATGAGGACTATACTGCATATTTATCTGATTTTGGTTTGGCTAGATTACTGGGAACTTCAGAGACCCATGCCACTACTGGTGTGGCTGGAACTTTCGGGTATGTTGCTCCTGAATATGCCATGACTTGTCGTGTCTCGGACAAGGCTGATGTCTACAGTTATGGGGTTGTGTTACTTGAGTTAATTTCAGACAAGAAAGCACTTGATCCATCTTTCTCTTCTTATGGAAATGGATTCAATATTGTTGCTTGGGCGTGCATGCTTTTACGCCAGGGGCGTGCAAAGGAGTTCTTTACTGCTGGTCTATGGGATTCAGGTCCACATGATGATTTGGTTGAGGTACTACATTTGGCCGTGGTCTGCACAGTTGACTCTCTTTCAACTAGACCTACAATGAAGCAAGTAGTAAGACGGTTGAAGCAACTTCAACCCCCATCTTGTTAG